CCAGCTCGGCCAGCGTCGGCTTCGGCTTCGCGGCGCGCGCGGCCTTGCGCTCTTCCGCCGTGAGCTTGGGCTTGGCTTCCTTGACGGAGGCCGGCGCGAAGAGGTCGTCGGTGACGGTGAAGCTGGCCGGCGCGACCTTGCCGGGGAAGACGCCGAGCGGGAACCGGAGGATCTGGGCGGCGCCGGAGTAATAGGCCTGCTTGCCGTTCTTGCTGAGGGTCTTGAGCGTGATGGTCATCTGCTTCTCCTTGTGTGGCGTGATTGCCAGCAACTGAATTGAGTCTACTTCGAGTGACGGTGCGGTGTCTACACTTTTCTTCGTTCCGAGCGGACGAACTTCCGATGCTGGCATGTCCTTGCCGTAGGGCGTCCGGAGGTCTTGCGTGCCAACGTAGGCTGCGCCGGGCTGGTAGCGTGGCGTCGGGAAGGTCAGGCGGCCGCCCCTGGAGGACAACGGGACGCCATCGTACTGCTGGAGGGTTTTGTAGGTCACGCCTTCACCTCCTCGACGTACCAGTTCAGCAGGTCGACCGATTCTGCCTTCTCTTCGTAGATCTTGTCGAGCGCGTTGCTGCCTGCTTCGCTGGCGTCTTCTGCATCTTCCACGTCGACGAAGGTGACGCGCGCGAACGGTGCCACGTGCTCGTTGTGCGGGTTCCATGAATACCAGCCGACGACCTTGAACTTCATCGTCCCGTTCCCTTCCCCGTCAGCCCGGCGAGCACCTTGCCCCACTCCTCGTAGGACAGTTCGATCTCGATGGCGTCGATGCCGTACTGGTTCTTCCCAATGGTCAGCCTGATGCCTTCCGTGCGGCCGTCTTCTTGCTTCGTGCCGTGCCACCGAAGCGCCGAGACGTAGGTCGGATCGTTCATTGCTTCTTCTCCTTATTCAGGATGCCTTTCGGCGTCCCCGGAATCGTCGACGTTCCGTTGATGAACTCGTCGTCGATGGTCGACGATGGTCCAATCCACCTCAGCAGGTGATTCTTCTCCTCCACCAACCGCGCGGCCTTTAACGCCTCGATGATCGACGTGTAAGTCTCTAGGTTCACGTGTGCCATGACGCGCACGTAGAGGAGGCCGTTCGGCACCTCTTTGAGGTCACGGATCGCCTGGCCGATGGCGGCGCAGGCTTCGACGAAGGCTCGTTCTTTGGGGGTCATCATTTGCCTCCGATCTGCTTGCTGTTGTTTGATCCCACGCCCCTCTGCCCGATCTTCATGGAGTCCGCCGCGTCCCGTCCCGCGCGATATCCTGCCGCGTTCGCGCCACCGGTGCTCGCGGCCGCCGTCTTCCGCTTGTACTTCTCGTCGACGTGTCGCTGCGCGCGGGCCAGCACACCGTCGAGGCGCATCAATGCCGTGCTGCTGTTCGCCGCCTGCTCCACCTCGCGCTTGCGCGCCTCGCGAAAGCGCTCGGCAATGCGCTGGACGAACCCGCTCAGCCAGCTGGCGCGAAAGCCGTTCGATTCAAGGTGCTGCCCGCCGCACTCGTCTTTCCACCACTGCTCCCTGGCCGCGAAACTCATCCGGTCTGCTGCGGCCGCGAGGACGCCGTAGGCATACTCCGCAACGACGACGTGCTCTCGCGTGCCGACGAAGGTGATGAAGTTCGAGCCTGAATGGACGAGGAATCTGCAGAGGTGCGCCGGCGCGACGATCCTGGCGAGCGCCTCCTGCCAGCCTATGCGCGCGTGATTGCGCTTGATGCCATAGGCGGAGAGGTCGACCAGCTGCTCGACGATCGGCTCGTCCTTCACGCCGCCGATCGGGATGTCGGCCTCCGAGAGTTCGTGCTGCAGGAGCAGGCGGCTGATGGCCTCGGCGAACGCCTCGGCGGCCGCAGAGTTGCCGAGCGCGGCCTCCCCTTCGCGGGAGGCCTTGAGCTTGGAGAGTTTGTCGAGGATCTTGTCGGTGGGGCTCATTATTCCACCTCCGCCGACACGTTGAACGTGACCTTCCATTCGCTGGCGTCTCCGCCCTTCGACTCTACGTCGGCGATGAGCGCGACCGCCTCGTCGCGAGCCTCGGCCAGCGTCTTGTAGCCGTCGCTGACTTCATTCTCCAAGCCAGCCAGCTCGAAGCACTGCGCGCAGATCTTGTTGCCGACGGTGACCGTCTCGCGTGTCAGGCGTCCGCAGACGTTGCACGGAAAGGTTGAAGAGCCTCTGCGGAAAGTCTTGAGTGCCATGATGTCTGTCTCCTCCTGGCGGCGCCCAGTGTCTCTGAGTCGCGGCCGATGGATGAATAGTAGAGCGAGACGATTTAGATGTCTAGCATTTTCTTTTAGAACTAAATATAGCCTTTGAAAAATAAAGTTGTGCAAAGTGGTCGAAAGTGTGCTAGACGCCTAAAACACTGGAATCCTTAAGGATTTGGACGGTTGGGTTGCAGCTCTGACAGTAAATTATTAAAAGTATATACTGTCTTTTCCTATGGAAGAACAACCCGAACAAAAGTCTACCTTAACGACGGCAGACGCGCTCGAGATCCTCCGCATGACGTGCCTACGCTGTGATCATGTGTGGATCCGACGGACTGAAAAACATCCAACCGTTTGTCCTAAGTGCAAGTCGCCGTACTGGGATCGTGAGCGCGCGGACAAGATAGCATGACGCCTCGTCCCGTCCCACTCCAAGTCCAGCCAGATAACATTCCGCTCATCCTCCAGCAGGAACATCGTTGGGTCGTCTGGCACTACATCTGGAAGGAACCTGCCGAGGGCAAGGAAGGCAAGTGGACGAAGCCTCTCTTCATCGCGACGGATCCTGAGACTTACGCCAAGTCTACAGACCCGACGACGTGGCGCTCATTCAACGATGCTCTTGGAGCACTCGAAGATGGCAAGTGTGATGGCATCGGCTTCGTGCTCGGCGATGGGTGGGTCGGCTTCGATGCCGATGGCACAGATGCCATCGAACACATCCAAGCGCTGAACACGTACGCCGAGACGTCTCCCAGCGGCCTCGGCGTGCACGCCATCGCGCGCGGCTTCAAGCCTGGTCCACGTTCTCGCATTGGTCCGCTCGAACTTTATGACAGCGGACGCTATTTCACGGTCACGGGACGACATATCGCTGGCACGCCGCTAACCGTCGAGGTGCGTACGAGCGAGATCGCCATCCTCTATGCGAAGATGTTTCCACCGGAAGAGGAAGTCGTCAAGGCGAACGGCCACGGATCGTCAAACAAGCTGACTGACGAATCAATCCTCTCGCGCGCCAAGGCATCGAAGAACGGTCAAAAGTTTTCTGCCCTGTGGAGCGGTGACTTGTCTGGTCACGACAACGACCACAGCAAGGCGGATGCTGCCCTATGCTCGATCCTCGCCTACTGGACGAACCGCGACGCCGAGAAGATGGACCGCCTCTTCAGGCAGAGCAAGTTGATGCGACCGAAGTGGGACGAGAAGCGCGGCGTGCAGAGGTATAGCGAGAAGACAATTGCACTCGCCATCGTCAATACGGCGGTCGGCTTCGATCCAGACGGGCGCGTCGAGTTCATCCTCGCTTCCGACGTACAGACTGTGAAGCTTGAGTGGCTGTGGCATGCACGCTTGGCGCTTGGCGCCATCACGCTTTTCGAAGGCGGTCCAGAGAAAGGCAAGTCAACGATCTTGGTCGACCTTGCTGCGCGTGTCACGACCGGTGAATCATTTCCCGGCGAAATGGAGACGCGTCAGCCAGGCAACGTCGTCATGTTGATCGCCGAAGATGACATTCAGACAACGGTAGTACCTCGTCTCATTGCAGCTGGTGCTGACCTCGGTCGCGTGTCATTCCTTGGAGCAACGAAGGACGAGAAGGGCGACGTCGTTCCGTTTCAGATGAGCGATGATTGCGAACGCCTGCGCATCGAGTGCGCACGATTCAATGCGACGTTCATCGTCGTCGATCCGCTCGTCAGCTACCTTGGCAGCCGCAAGGGACGCGTCTTGAACACAAACAATGACCTCGAGGTGCGCAAGGCACTTGGACCACTGAAGGAGTTGGCAGAACGACTCCGCGCATCAGTCGCTGCCATTCGACACTACCGCAAGGGCGCTGGCACTGACGCTATGGAAGCGGGTGGAGGTTCGGTCGGCTTCGCCGCGCTCGTCAGGGTCATCGTTGCCGCGCTGCCAGATCCGGACGATCCTTCGAAATACCTGCTCGCCGTCGCGAAAAACAATCTCGTCGCCAAGAACAAGCGCCCTGCACTCTCGTATGAAATCATCCCATCGAAAGCTGATCCATCGATCGGCTCCATCGCGTGGGGTGAAAAGATGGAGATGTCGGCTGGCGAGATCCTTCAAGCACAAGCCGTTGCCAATCGACAGGCGGAGAAAGAAACGGAACCTCACGGGAAGACCGGCGAGGCGCTTGCCTTCCTTGAAACGTTCCTCGCCGATGAGGGTTGGCATCCAACCGTCGACATCATGAAGACAGCGAAAGAACTTCACGGGCTATCAGAATTCGCCGTGCGTCGTGCAAAAGAAAAGACGACGATACAAGTTGAGAAGCAAGGACGACAGTGGTTCTGGCGCTTGCACGTCAGTGGAGTAACTACTTCTCTTTAAGGCCGCGTCAAGATGAGCACGTCTCTATCTTGCTAATCTTAGCTATCTTGCTTATCTTGCTTATGTTCAATTTTAAAAGAAAAGAAGATAAGCAAGATTAGCAACATAAGCAAGAAAAGCATGGTAAGCAAGGTGCCATGTTCATCAGTGACCTAAAGATTTTTCTTTTCTTTTAATCGATTTTATGCTAGGTGTCCACTAAAGTTGTGGTAGTGTCAAGCGGACCTTGGCTTCAGAAGAGCTTCCCTCACTTACTCCAAGACGCGCTGCGTTCGTCCAGGAGTATCTGATCGACCTGAATGGCGCACAAGCGGCCATACGCGCAGGTTATGCACCAAACTCTGCAAGTGTAGAAGCTACACGCCTGCTAGCTGATGCTAGTGTAGCGGCAGCCGTCGAGCGTGCCAAAGCGCAACGCTTCGCGCGCGTCAACACGAACGCTGACAGCGTGCTCCACGAAGTCTCACTCCTTGCGCAATCATGCGTCGAGCACTACGAGGTCGACGATTACGGCAACCTGCGACCGGCGGAAGGCGCACCAGAAGGCGCCATGCGCGCCATCTCCTCCGTCAAGAAAAAGATACGCCACGCGAAGGACGGCAGCATCACCTATGAAGTAGAGTTCCGCCTCTGGGATAAGCCTGGCTCTTTGAAGTTGATGGGCAAGCACGCAGGCGTCGCTGCGTGCTTCGACAAGCTTGAGGTCACGGGCAAGGACGGCGGACCGATCGCCATCACGCAAGTGCGCAGCATAATCGTGGATCCGAAGGCCGATGAATGATTTCATTCTTGCTGGCACTCACCGTGGTTAGTGCAGCACCAGCGGGGCGCACGGTTGACTTTCCGACAGCGCGCATCTATGCGCCGTTCTTGAAACCCTCACGCTACAAGGGTGCGTACGGGGGACGCGGCAGTGCAAAGTCTCATGAATTCGCCAAGAACGTCCTGAAACGTTGCATTGAGAAGCCGGGTACGCGCGTCGTGTGCGTACGCGAAGTGCAACGTACGTTGGATCAATCCGTCAAGCGGTTACTCGAAGACAAGATCAAAGCTTTTGGCCTTGACTCTGAATTCCACATCGCGAACACGCAGATTGAGACGCCTGGAGATGGCCTTATCATTTTCCAAGGCATGCAAGACCATACGGCTGATTCGATCAAGTCGTTAGAGGGTTTCGATGTCGCCTGGGTCGAAGAAGCGCAGACGGTCAGCGACCGAAGCTTGACGCTCTTGCGCCCTACGATTCGTGAACCAGAAAGCGAATTGTGGTTCTCGTGGAATCCACGGCACTCGACTGATCCGATTGATGCGTTGCTGCGTGGAAAAGAAAAACTGCCAGATTCAATCGTCGTTGGTTCGACGTACGCTGACAACCCATGGTTTCCAGAAGTGCTCCGCAAGGAGATGGAATGGGACAAGCGTAGGGACTACGAAAAATATGAACACGTCTGGGGCGGAGGCTACGAAAAGCACTCCGAAAGCCGCGTGTTCAAGAACTGGAAGCAAGAAGAATTCGTCGCTCCGTCTGATGCCGTCTTCAAGTACGGTGCTGACTGGGGCTTCAGCGTCGACCCTTCGACCCTCGTGCGCTGCCACGTTGCAGGACGCAAGTTGTTTGTCGACTACGAGGCATATCAGATCGGCGTCGAGATTGACCACCTCGGAGCGTTGTTCGACAAGGTGCCAGGCGCTCGCGAATGGGAGATCGTGGCCGACTCCGCGCGGCCCGAGACCATCTCGTACCTGCAGCGCCACGGATTTCCGCGCATGGTCGCCGCGAAAAAAGGGCCGAACTCTGTCAAGGAAGGCGTCATCTTCCTGCAGAACTACGACATCGTCGTGCATCCTCGCTGCGTGCAGACGATCAAGGAGCTGACGCACTACTCCTATGAGGTCGACAAACAGACCGGCACCGTGACGCCCATCCTGGCTGATGACAAGAACCACATCATCGACCCGCTGCGCTACGCCACCGAGAAGCTGCGCGCGGCTGGTGGAGGGCTGACGTGGTAGAAGAACCAGTACCCGAAGCCAAGCCACGCTTCAACGAAGAGCAGATGCGCTTCCTCAGCGTGCTGCTCGACCGCTCGCTGTTTTCGCGCCAGGCGGGCTTCCAGTTCGACGGCCGGCGCGACCTCTACGATATCTTCGGCTACGATCGCATCGTCACGTCGCAGCAGTACCGCGACGAATATGCGCGCGGCGGCATCGCGAAGCAGATCATCGAGGCGTTCCCCAAGGCCACGTGGCGCGAGGGCGTCGAGTTGTTCGAGGATGAAGACCCGAAGGTCAGCACGCCGTTCGAGAAGGCCTGGAACGATCTGTGGAAGCAGCACGGCATCGGCAACAAGCTGCTGAGTGCAGACATCCTTGCGGGACAGTCGACGTACAGCGTCGTCCTGCTCGGTGCTCCTGGCTTCTTGGACACCGAGCTGCCGCGCGGCACGAAGCTCCTTTACCTCCAGCCGTTCTTCGGCGGCGGTGGACCTGGCAACCAGGCGCGCAGCCCGTCAGGCCGCATGCAGTCGTCGGACGAAGACGTCACCATCGAGGAGTTCGACGTCGATCCTGAGTCGGAACGCTTCGGCGAGCCGCTCTGGTACCGCATCCGGCGCACCGACCTCTCCTCGCCGATGCTCGCACGACGGGTGCATTGGTCGCGCGTCATTCATATCTGCGAAGGGGCGCACGACAACAACGTCTACGGCATCCCGACGCTGGAAGCGATATGGAACCTGCTGTTCGACCTGGAGAAGATCACCGGCGGCGGCGGTGAGTCGGCCTTCCAGCGCGCCAAGCATACGCTGAATGCCAACATCCAGAAGGACGTCGCGTTCAGCCCAGATGACCTCACCGCGATGAAGGCGATCTTCGAGGAGTACCAGCACGGCATCACGAACTTCCTGCCGACACGCGGCATGGACGTCAAGCTCATCGAGAGCAAGCCGTTCGACTTCGGATCGAACGCCGACGCCATCCTGAAGCAGATTGCTGGCACGACCGGCATTCCGATGCGCATCCTGACGGGCAGCGAGATGGGGTCGCTCGCCTCGGAGCAGGACGCCGAGAACTTCGACTCGCGCGTTCAGGATCGTCGCACGCTTCATGCCGGGCCAAACATCCTTCGGAAATTGGCTAACCGCCTCATTGCCTATGGTATCTTGCCCGAGCCGAAGAAGGGACCGGACCAATACGAGACTGGTTGGCCGACCGAGGAGGAAGACGACAATCAGAAGGCAGACTACGGCGTTAAGCTCGCTACAATCAACAAGACGCAGGGCAAGATCATTATCACGGATGACGAAATCCGTGCGATGGCCTTCAAGCTCGAACCGCTGACCGAGGAGCAAAAGCAAGCGATTGCCGATGAGGCAGCCGAGAAGATGCAGCAGGCGCAAGACGCGATGCAGCAGACGAAGCAAGTCGACGATCAAAGCAATCCATTGCCAGCAAAGGCCAAAGTGCCCGCGCTCAAAGCTGCTGAAGACCGTGACTTGCTCCGTGTGCTGGAGGCGGCCATCCGGTCAGGTGACCAGGACACGGTCGCCAAGGTCATCGGCCTGTCGTCTTATAAGTATGGCTCGACGCAAGTGCAACTGCCGCCGTCGGTCGCCGACAAGCTGATCGCGTATGGTCTGGGCATTCCGGATGCGGATGTCGACGAGGCAGCGGGTGGCCGAGAGACGGACGCGCACGTCACTGTGAAGTATGGTCTCGTGGCACCCGATGCCGCAGTGCTCGGAGATGTACAGGTAACGCTGAACGGTAGCCTCACGGCACTCAAGAAGGTCGGGTCGCTGTCGTTCACCCTCGGGAAGACCGGTTATTTTGCGGGCGCCAACTACGACGTAGTCTACGTGGACGTCAAGGGCGAGGACCTTGCAGCCGTCAACCGGGCCATCGCGGCGAAGCTGCCCTGTGTGCCGAGCGACCACCCGACCTACCAGCCGCATGCGACCGTCGCCTACGTGAAGCCCGGCACCGGAGAGAAGTATGCTGGATGGGCTGGACTTGACGGCGTGACGGTCTACGTCGAGATGATCACACTGACGGACGCCGACGGGAACCGGGCCGAGGTGGCGCTTGGGTAAGGTCATCGTCTTCGTCCTTCTCTTGTCGACTCCAGCCTACGCGCAGGATGGTGAGAAAGCAGCGCGTGCCGTCAGTTGGGTGGCGCTCGGCGCAGGCGTGGCGCTCGACACCGTTGATGCCTTTAAGCAGGACGACAAGAAGCGAGCGCTGGCCGCCGAAGGCGTTGGCTTGGTCGCTACTGGTCTGTCTACTCTGGCGATGAAGAAGGCGTTCCCGGAAGATCGTCCATGCGCAAAACAGATGGACTGCGGTAACGAAGATCCACACGCGTCGTGGTGGTCCGGTCATTCGGCGAATGCGTGCTTCATGGTGCCCACGACTAGCAAGGCGATGTGGGTCACCGGATCCGTGCTCGCGGGATTCGTCATAATCGGTCGCATCGCGGGCAATCGACACTACTGGTGGGATACGGCAGCTGGTTGCGCTGACGGCATCGTGATGCATCAAGTCATGCGGAAGGTCTTCAAGACGCGATGATCGACGATTCAGGCATAGGGCCACCTTCGTCTGTGAACGTTCCGATGACGTCGAAGACCGTCATTTTGTCTTCTGACGGAAAGCCGTTGGTGCGAGTCATCGGATTCGTGCCTACTAAGAACGAAACGAAGAAATGATTTCCTTTCCCTTGGCGCCAGAACGCGGCGCACGACTGCTGTTGCAGGCGTATAAGAACGTGCGTCACCTGAGGAAGAGTCGGGAGACCGCGCTTCATGTGACGGCAGACAAGCACGTTGCGCTGATCCAGAAAGTCGTCCAAGCGGCGTTTGACGCTGGGCGGAAGGTCGGTGCTAAGAGTGCACCAAGTACCGTTAAGAAGGCGTTGATCGAGAGTCTCCCACCAATCTTGCTCGCCGCTCTCGAAGACTGCGGTAACACCGCTCTTGATATGTTGCCTCAACGTAGAGCAGCAAAAGAACCCTCGAAGCGATCGTTCGTTAAGCTCAAGATGCGCTTCGACGCCAGCAACCCAGACGCCGCAGACTGGGCACGAGAACACGCCCTCGAACTCGCCGACGACATCTCCGAGACGTCCGCCGAGCGCATCAAGGAAGCCATCGCCATTGAGCAAGAAACCGGCGAGGACGCCTACGATGAGATCCTCGACGCCATCGGCGACGAGTCGCGCGCCGAGATGATCGCAAGGACCGAGGCCATGGACGCGGCGAACGAGGGTCTGGCGCAGGGCTGGTCGCAGGCGGTCGAAGAAGGCTTACTTACTGGCGACGAGAAGAAGGTCTGGATTGCGGCTGGCGATCCGTGCCCGGAGTGCGAAGAGGTCGATGGCGAAGAGGTGCTAATGGACGAGGACTTCTCCGTCGGCGACGACCCGCCGCTGCATCCGAACTGTCGGTGCACCATGGGGTTGACTTCGTGACCATCGCCGATCTCCTCAGCTTGGCGCAGAAGCTCAGCAGCGTTAGCTTCGGCGTCCTGCTGTTCCTAATCCTCATCGGCAGTTACAAAAGGATGTGGGTGTGGGGCTGGCAATTGGAAGAAGTCAAGGCGTCGCGGGACCAGTGGCAGCAGATGGCCCTGCGGGGAACGGCTTTGGCGGAGACGTCGGTCGGCATCGCCAAGAGCGCGAGGGTGTCATGACGTTGGACTTCATGCGCTGGCTCGTGCGTGTGAAACACCCTGGTCGCATTGCTGAGGCCGTCGAGGCAGAGTGGCTGGCAAAGAAGGAGCAAGAGGAACTGGAGCACACGCGCCAGCGGCTTGAACGCGTTAGCGAACAGCTGTCAGTCGTCGACCGCAGGACGAGG
The sequence above is drawn from the Gemmatimonadota bacterium genome and encodes:
- a CDS encoding terminase small subunit translates to MASEELPSLTPRRAAFVQEYLIDLNGAQAAIRAGYAPNSASVEATRLLADASVAAAVERAKAQRFARVNTNADSVLHEVSLLAQSCVEHYEVDDYGNLRPAEGAPEGAMRAISSVKKKIRHAKDGSITYEVEFRLWDKPGSLKLMGKHAGVAACFDKLEVTGKDGGPIAITQVRSIIVDPKADE
- a CDS encoding anti-CBASS Acb1 family protein, coding for MVEEPVPEAKPRFNEEQMRFLSVLLDRSLFSRQAGFQFDGRRDLYDIFGYDRIVTSQQYRDEYARGGIAKQIIEAFPKATWREGVELFEDEDPKVSTPFEKAWNDLWKQHGIGNKLLSADILAGQSTYSVVLLGAPGFLDTELPRGTKLLYLQPFFGGGGPGNQARSPSGRMQSSDEDVTIEEFDVDPESERFGEPLWYRIRRTDLSSPMLARRVHWSRVIHICEGAHDNNVYGIPTLEAIWNLLFDLEKITGGGGESAFQRAKHTLNANIQKDVAFSPDDLTAMKAIFEEYQHGITNFLPTRGMDVKLIESKPFDFGSNADAILKQIAGTTGIPMRILTGSEMGSLASEQDAENFDSRVQDRRTLHAGPNILRKLANRLIAYGILPEPKKGPDQYETGWPTEEEDDNQKADYGVKLATINKTQGKIIITDDEIRAMAFKLEPLTEEQKQAIADEAAEKMQQAQDAMQQTKQVDDQSNPLPAKAKVPALKAAEDRDLLRVLEAAIRSGDQDTVAKVIGLSSYKYGSTQVQLPPSVADKLIAYGLGIPDADVDEAAGGRETDAHVTVKYGLVAPDAAVLGDVQVTLNGSLTALKKVGSLSFTLGKTGYFAGANYDVVYVDVKGEDLAAVNRAIAAKLPCVPSDHPTYQPHATVAYVKPGTGEKYAGWAGLDGVTVYVEMITLTDADGNRAEVALG
- a CDS encoding phage minor head protein, with protein sequence MISFPLAPERGARLLLQAYKNVRHLRKSRETALHVTADKHVALIQKVVQAAFDAGRKVGAKSAPSTVKKALIESLPPILLAALEDCGNTALDMLPQRRAAKEPSKRSFVKLKMRFDASNPDAADWAREHALELADDISETSAERIKEAIAIEQETGEDAYDEILDAIGDESRAEMIARTEAMDAANEGLAQGWSQAVEEGLLTGDEKKVWIAAGDPCPECEEVDGEEVLMDEDFSVGDDPPLHPNCRCTMGLTS
- a CDS encoding PBSX family phage terminase large subunit, which translates into the protein MISFLLALTVVSAAPAGRTVDFPTARIYAPFLKPSRYKGAYGGRGSAKSHEFAKNVLKRCIEKPGTRVVCVREVQRTLDQSVKRLLEDKIKAFGLDSEFHIANTQIETPGDGLIIFQGMQDHTADSIKSLEGFDVAWVEEAQTVSDRSLTLLRPTIREPESELWFSWNPRHSTDPIDALLRGKEKLPDSIVVGSTYADNPWFPEVLRKEMEWDKRRDYEKYEHVWGGGYEKHSESRVFKNWKQEEFVAPSDAVFKYGADWGFSVDPSTLVRCHVAGRKLFVDYEAYQIGVEIDHLGALFDKVPGAREWEIVADSARPETISYLQRHGFPRMVAAKKGPNSVKEGVIFLQNYDIVVHPRCVQTIKELTHYSYEVDKQTGTVTPILADDKNHIIDPLRYATEKLRAAGGGLTW
- a CDS encoding AAA family ATPase, with amino-acid sequence MHAIARGFKPGPRSRIGPLELYDSGRYFTVTGRHIAGTPLTVEVRTSEIAILYAKMFPPEEEVVKANGHGSSNKLTDESILSRAKASKNGQKFSALWSGDLSGHDNDHSKADAALCSILAYWTNRDAEKMDRLFRQSKLMRPKWDEKRGVQRYSEKTIALAIVNTAVGFDPDGRVEFILASDVQTVKLEWLWHARLALGAITLFEGGPEKGKSTILVDLAARVTTGESFPGEMETRQPGNVVMLIAEDDIQTTVVPRLIAAGADLGRVSFLGATKDEKGDVVPFQMSDDCERLRIECARFNATFIVVDPLVSYLGSRKGRVLNTNNDLEVRKALGPLKELAERLRASVAAIRHYRKGAGTDAMEAGGGSVGFAALVRVIVAALPDPDDPSKYLLAVAKNNLVAKNKRPALSYEIIPSKADPSIGSIAWGEKMEMSAGEILQAQAVANRQAEKETEPHGKTGEALAFLETFLADEGWHPTVDIMKTAKELHGLSEFAVRRAKEKTTIQVEKQGRQWFWRLHVSGVTTSL
- a CDS encoding phosphatase PAP2 family protein gives rise to the protein MGKVIVFVLLLSTPAYAQDGEKAARAVSWVALGAGVALDTVDAFKQDDKKRALAAEGVGLVATGLSTLAMKKAFPEDRPCAKQMDCGNEDPHASWWSGHSANACFMVPTTSKAMWVTGSVLAGFVIIGRIAGNRHYWWDTAAGCADGIVMHQVMRKVFKTR